The following proteins are co-located in the Pseudomonas cavernae genome:
- a CDS encoding F0F1 ATP synthase subunit I — translation MDVRTPNRLPFHRLPVFPVLLIQLIVVLLAATLLWQFRSPVAGYSGLCGGLIAWLPNLYFAHKAFRFSGARAAQAIVRSFYAGEAGKLILTAVLFALTFAGVKPLEALAVFGVFLLTQLVNWFSPLLVRTRLSRP, via the coding sequence ATGGATGTTCGCACGCCCAACCGCTTGCCCTTCCATCGTCTGCCGGTGTTCCCGGTTCTGCTTATCCAGCTGATCGTTGTGCTGCTGGCCGCCACCTTGTTGTGGCAATTCCGCAGCCCGGTCGCCGGATACTCGGGGTTGTGTGGCGGCCTGATTGCTTGGCTGCCCAATCTGTACTTTGCCCACAAGGCGTTCCGTTTCAGCGGCGCACGGGCTGCCCAAGCCATAGTCCGGTCTTTTTATGCCGGCGAGGCGGGCAAGTTGATTCTCACGGCAGTGCTGTTTGCACTGACGTTTGCAGGAGTGAAGCCATTGGAAGCGCTGGCGGTGTTCGGCGTGTTCCTTCTGACCCAACTGGTCAACTGGTTCTCCCCCCTGCTGGTACGTACAAGACTTTCGAGACCTTAG
- a CDS encoding ParB/RepB/Spo0J family partition protein, whose amino-acid sequence MASKKRGLGRGLDALLGGSSVVAMQEEAVQADNRELQHLPLDLIQRGKYQPRRDMDPTALEELAQSIKVQGVMQPIVVRPIGAGRFEIIAGERRWRASQQAGLEKIPAMVREVPDEAAIAMALIENIQREDLNPIEEANALQRLQQEFQLTQQQVAEAVGKSRVTITNLLRLIALPEEVKTLLSHGDLEMGHARALLGLPAEQQVEGARHVVARGLTVRQTEALVRQWLSHPNKPATEVKADPDITRLEQRLAERLGSPVQIKHGQKGKGQLVIRYNSLDELQGVLAHIR is encoded by the coding sequence ATGGCCAGCAAAAAACGAGGTCTCGGACGCGGACTGGATGCCCTGTTGGGCGGCAGCAGCGTCGTCGCCATGCAGGAAGAAGCGGTGCAGGCCGACAACCGCGAACTGCAGCACCTGCCGCTGGACCTGATCCAGCGTGGCAAGTACCAGCCGCGCCGCGACATGGACCCGACGGCGCTGGAGGAGTTGGCGCAGTCGATCAAGGTGCAGGGTGTGATGCAGCCGATCGTCGTGCGCCCGATCGGCGCCGGCCGCTTCGAGATCATCGCCGGCGAGCGGCGCTGGCGCGCCAGTCAGCAGGCTGGGCTGGAGAAGATTCCGGCGATGGTTCGCGAAGTGCCGGACGAAGCCGCCATCGCCATGGCGCTGATCGAGAACATCCAGCGCGAGGACCTCAATCCCATCGAGGAAGCCAACGCCCTGCAGCGCCTGCAGCAGGAATTCCAGCTGACCCAGCAGCAGGTCGCCGAGGCGGTGGGCAAATCGCGCGTGACCATCACCAACCTGCTACGCCTGATTGCCCTGCCGGAAGAGGTCAAGACCCTGCTGTCCCATGGCGACCTGGAAATGGGCCATGCCCGTGCTTTGCTCGGTTTGCCCGCGGAACAGCAGGTCGAAGGGGCGCGACACGTTGTCGCACGCGGTCTCACCGTACGGCAGACCGAGGCGCTGGTTCGCCAGTGGCTGAGTCATCCAAACAAACCCGCCACTGAGGTGAAAGCCGATCCTGACATCACCCGTCTGGAACAGCGGCTGGCCGAGCGCCTGGGCTCTCCGGTGCAGATCAAGCATGGGCAGAAAGGTAAGGGCCAGTTGGTGATTCGCTACAACTCGCTGGACGAATTGCAGGGTGTTCTGGCGCACATTCGCTGA
- a CDS encoding ParA family protein, with amino-acid sequence MAKVLAIANQKGGVAKTTTCINLAASLVATKRRVLLIDLDPQGNATTGSGVDKLGLEYSIYDVLIGECNLVEAMQFSEHGGYQLLPANRDLTAAEVALLNLPAKEKRLREALAPVRENYDYILIDCPPSLSMLTVNALVAADGVIIPMQCEYYALEGLTDLINSIQRITQLLNPTLKIEGLLRTMYDPRISLTNDVSAQLKDHFGDKLYDTVIPRNVRLAEAPSFGMPALVYDKQSRGALAYLALAGELSRRQRSAARTEKA; translated from the coding sequence ATGGCTAAAGTACTCGCCATCGCCAACCAGAAGGGCGGTGTGGCCAAGACCACCACCTGTATCAACCTGGCCGCCTCGCTGGTGGCGACCAAGCGCCGCGTGCTGCTGATCGATCTCGATCCGCAAGGCAACGCCACCACGGGTAGTGGCGTCGACAAGCTCGGCCTCGAATATTCCATCTACGACGTGCTGATCGGCGAGTGCAACCTGGTCGAGGCCATGCAGTTCTCCGAACACGGCGGCTACCAGCTGCTACCGGCCAACCGCGACCTGACGGCCGCGGAAGTCGCCCTGCTCAACCTGCCGGCCAAGGAGAAGCGCCTGCGCGAAGCCTTGGCGCCGGTGCGCGAGAACTACGACTACATCCTCATCGACTGCCCGCCGTCGCTGTCGATGCTGACGGTCAACGCCCTGGTCGCTGCCGACGGGGTGATCATCCCCATGCAGTGCGAGTACTACGCGCTCGAGGGGCTGACCGACCTGATCAACTCGATCCAGCGTATCACCCAGCTGCTCAACCCGACGCTGAAGATCGAGGGCCTGCTGCGCACCATGTACGATCCGCGCATCAGCCTGACCAACGATGTTTCGGCGCAGCTGAAGGACCACTTCGGCGACAAGCTCTACGACACCGTGATCCCGCGCAACGTGCGCCTGGCCGAGGCTCCCAGCTTCGGTATGCCGGCGCTGGTGTATGACAAGCAATCCCGCGGGGCGCTCGCCTACCTGGCATTGGCCGGCGAACTGTCGCGCCGCCAGCGCAGCGCAGCGCGCACCGAAAAGGCATAA
- the rsmG gene encoding 16S rRNA (guanine(527)-N(7))-methyltransferase RsmG: protein MSMVTERHAEELAQGARALRVELTAQQHEQLLAYLALLIKWNKAYNLTAVRDPDEMVSRHLLDSLSVVPYVAEGGERWLDVGSGGGMPGVPLAILFPQKHFTLLDSNGKKTRFLTQVKLELKLANLEVVHSRVEAFTPAQPFAGICSRAFSSLADFSSWTRHLGDGETRWLAMKGVQPDDELQALPSDFHLQACHVLKVPGCQGQRHLLILRRTL, encoded by the coding sequence ATGTCTATGGTTACCGAGCGCCATGCCGAGGAGCTCGCGCAGGGCGCGCGGGCCCTGCGCGTCGAATTGACGGCGCAGCAGCATGAGCAGTTGCTCGCCTACCTGGCCCTGCTGATCAAGTGGAACAAGGCCTACAACCTCACCGCCGTGCGCGATCCGGACGAGATGGTTTCCCGCCACCTGCTCGACAGCCTGAGCGTGGTGCCTTATGTCGCCGAGGGCGGCGAGCGCTGGCTGGACGTCGGCAGCGGCGGTGGCATGCCCGGCGTGCCGCTGGCCATCCTGTTTCCACAGAAGCACTTCACCCTGCTCGACTCCAACGGCAAGAAGACCCGCTTTCTCACCCAGGTCAAACTGGAGCTGAAACTCGCCAACCTCGAAGTTGTCCACAGCCGGGTCGAGGCCTTCACCCCGGCGCAGCCGTTCGCCGGCATCTGCTCGCGGGCGTTCAGCTCGCTGGCGGATTTCAGCAGCTGGACCCGCCATCTCGGTGATGGCGAAACCCGTTGGTTGGCGATGAAGGGCGTGCAGCCGGACGACGAGCTGCAGGCACTGCCAAGCGATTTCCACCTGCAGGCCTGCCATGTGCTCAAGGTTCCCGGTTGCCAAGGCCAACGCCATCTGTTGATACTGCGCCGCACCCTATGA
- the mnmG gene encoding tRNA uridine-5-carboxymethylaminomethyl(34) synthesis enzyme MnmG, with translation MDYPSRFDVIVIGGGHAGTEAALAAARMGVKTLLLTHNVETLGQMSCNPAIGGIGKSHLVKEIDALGGAMATATDKGGIQFRVLNSRKGPAVRATRAQADRVLYKAAIREILENQPNLWIFQQACDDLIVENTEVKGVITQMGLRFFANSVVLTTGTFLGGLIHIGLQNYSGGRAGDPPSIALAQRLREQPLRVGRLKTGTPPRIDGRSVDFSVMTEQPGDTPIPLMSFLGRAEQHPPQVSCWITHTNARTHEIIASNLDRSPMYSGVIEGIGPRYCPSIEDKIHRFADKDSHQVFIEPEGLNTHELYPNGISTSLPFDVQLEIVRSIRGMENAHIVRPGYAIEYDYFDPRDLKYSLETKVIGGLFFAGQINGTTGYEEAGAQGLLAGANAALRAQGKDAWCPRRDEAYIGVLVDDLITLGTQEPYRMFTSRAEYRLILREDNADLRLTEKGRELGLVDDARWAAFCAKREGIEREEQRLKGTWVRPGTPQGEAIAARFGTPLNHEYNLLNLLSRPEIDYAGLAEVTGGGAEDPQVAEQVEIKTKYAGYIDRQQEEIARLRASEDTQLPDDIDYTTISGLSKEIQHKLGQHRPQTLGQASRIPGVTPAAISLLLIHLKKRGAGRQLEQSA, from the coding sequence GTGGATTACCCTTCCCGTTTTGACGTGATCGTGATCGGTGGCGGCCATGCCGGCACCGAGGCTGCACTGGCAGCGGCACGCATGGGCGTGAAGACCCTGCTGCTGACGCACAACGTGGAAACCCTCGGGCAGATGAGTTGCAACCCGGCCATCGGCGGCATCGGCAAGAGCCACCTGGTCAAGGAAATCGACGCCCTGGGCGGCGCCATGGCCACGGCCACCGACAAGGGCGGCATCCAGTTCCGCGTGCTCAACAGCCGCAAGGGCCCAGCGGTACGCGCCACCCGTGCCCAGGCCGACCGAGTGCTGTACAAGGCGGCGATCCGCGAGATTCTGGAAAACCAGCCCAACCTGTGGATCTTCCAGCAGGCCTGCGACGACCTGATCGTGGAAAACACCGAGGTCAAAGGCGTGATCACCCAGATGGGCCTGCGCTTCTTCGCCAACTCCGTGGTGCTGACCACCGGCACCTTCCTCGGCGGACTTATCCACATCGGGTTGCAGAACTATTCCGGCGGCCGTGCCGGCGATCCGCCGTCGATCGCCCTGGCCCAGCGCCTGCGCGAGCAGCCGCTGCGCGTCGGCCGGCTGAAGACCGGCACCCCGCCGCGCATCGATGGGCGCAGCGTGGACTTCTCGGTGATGACCGAGCAGCCCGGCGACACGCCGATTCCGCTGATGTCCTTCCTCGGCCGCGCCGAGCAGCATCCGCCGCAGGTCAGTTGCTGGATCACCCACACCAATGCGCGCACCCACGAGATCATCGCCAGCAACCTCGACCGCTCGCCGATGTACTCCGGGGTAATCGAGGGCATCGGCCCGCGTTACTGCCCGTCGATCGAGGACAAGATCCACCGCTTCGCCGACAAGGACAGCCACCAGGTGTTCATCGAGCCGGAAGGCCTGAACACCCATGAGTTGTACCCCAACGGCATCTCCACCTCGCTGCCGTTCGACGTGCAGCTTGAGATCGTGCGCTCCATCCGCGGCATGGAGAACGCCCATATCGTGCGGCCCGGCTACGCCATCGAATACGACTACTTCGATCCGCGCGACCTCAAGTACAGCCTGGAAACCAAGGTAATCGGCGGCCTGTTCTTCGCCGGCCAGATCAACGGCACCACCGGCTACGAGGAGGCCGGCGCCCAGGGCCTGCTGGCCGGCGCCAACGCCGCGCTACGCGCGCAGGGCAAGGACGCCTGGTGCCCGCGCCGAGACGAGGCCTACATCGGCGTGCTGGTCGACGACCTGATCACCCTCGGCACCCAGGAGCCGTACCGCATGTTCACCTCGCGTGCCGAATACCGGCTGATCCTGCGCGAGGACAACGCCGACCTGCGCCTGACCGAGAAGGGCCGCGAGCTGGGCCTGGTCGACGACGCGCGTTGGGCGGCCTTCTGCGCCAAGCGCGAAGGCATCGAACGCGAGGAGCAACGCCTGAAGGGCACCTGGGTGCGCCCCGGCACGCCGCAGGGCGAGGCCATCGCCGCGCGCTTCGGCACGCCGCTGAACCACGAATACAACCTGCTCAACCTGCTCAGCCGCCCGGAGATCGATTACGCCGGCCTGGCCGAGGTCACCGGTGGCGGCGCCGAGGATCCGCAGGTCGCCGAGCAGGTGGAGATCAAGACCAAGTACGCCGGTTACATCGACCGCCAGCAGGAGGAAATCGCCCGCCTGCGCGCCAGCGAGGACACCCAGCTGCCGGACGATATCGATTACACGACGATTTCCGGGCTGTCGAAAGAGATCCAGCACAAGCTCGGCCAGCACCGCCCGCAGACCCTCGGCCAGGCCTCGCGCATCCCCGGGGTGACGCCGGCGGCGATCTCGCTGTTGCTGATCCACCTGAAGAAACGCGGCGCCGGCCGCCAGCTGGAGCAAAGCGCCTGA